A stretch of DNA from Triticum dicoccoides isolate Atlit2015 ecotype Zavitan chromosome 2A, WEW_v2.0, whole genome shotgun sequence:
TACGATGGTGGATGCTCTTAATCAAAATGAAGGACATTCCATGGTGGCAACGCCGGTGCTAGAAGATTGTTGTACTATCTTAGTAGACTTTGGGAAAGTTAATATTGAGCATTGTATTACAGAGTTGAATTATGTAGCTCATGAGTTAGCTAGATGGGGACGGGCGAATAACCCTTTTGTTTGGGATGACACTCCTCCAAACTTTATCATGAAATTGTTAGCGGACGATGTAACTGTTATTTGATGAATAAAGTATGCATTCCCCAGAAAAACAAACAGGAAGTACAAGGCCTTTCTTGTTCTAGAAAAAGGTAGTACGAGGCAGTATAAGTTCTTTGTAGGGTAAGGAGGCAGGATAATCAACGTGATGAGGGTGAAACGAGACAGTCACCACCATGGCATCCTCTCCTCCTAAATCAAGCTTTCGCATGCACGCTTGGACGAAGTCTGAGCGGCGCAGAGGCCGCCCGGCCCCTATGTTCGCTCCGGAACCCTCGTTCCGTGCCCCGTAGCCATCGCTCCGGCGCTTCCTCCATAGCTATTTTACCTATCGCCCCGTCGGAGAGGAAGCGATTGGAAATAAGGAGAGGCTAGGCGCGCGCGCAGTGCTACGTACGTGCCAGGCcggcgtcgccgtcgtcgtcgtacGTCACCGACAACATGTCTTTCACCGGCACGCAGGACAAGTGCTTTGCGTGCGAAAAGACGGTCCATTTCATCGACCTCCTCACGGCGGACGGCGTCATCTATCACAAGACCTGCTTCAAATGCAGCCACTGCAAAGGGATCCTCTCGGTACGTACGTTCCTTGATTACATCTTCTGATACAATCAATCCTCCATGCATTCATGCATCGTGCATATGTGCATGCACTTCCTTGAACGACTGAGATCGAGCATGTATAACAGCCTTGTAAATTGTATGCGTTGGTGCATGGCCTCTAGATGTGCAGCTATTCTTCCATGGACGGTGTCCTCTACTGCAAGACGCACTTCGAGCAGCTCTTCAAGGAGACAGGGAGCTTCTCAAAGAAGTTCACACCGGGTAATGTACAATTCACAACGTACATATGGTTAACGTAATTAGGATATATATCCTGAGAGTTCTGTTGTGTGACGCAGGTAACAAATCTGGCGACAAGAATGAACTGGTACGTACAGCCCAGCCCCACAAACCTAGTCTTCATGCATGAGCCAAGCTTATCGTGTTTAGCGTTCCTTTTCTTTCGTAATGCAAGCTGTGCTAACTGGATATATGTCTCTGCAATGCAAATCCGAATGCCCCTGACTACAGTCAAGGGTCCCAAGCAAGCTATCCGCTGCCTTCTCCGGTACTCAGGATAAGTGTGCAGCCTGCACGAAAACAGTGTATCCACTCGAAAAGGTACAGAAAAAATATGAGATGGTTTGATAAACATTGATTTCATTCTTCGGTTAGGATGTCAGATTGCAATCACACTGCTCAACTTGACGACTGATCGTGCCATTCAGATGACTCTGGAGGGCGACGCATACCACAAGAGCTGCTTCAAGTGCTCCCACGGGGGCTGCATCCTAACCACCTCCTCCTACGCCGCCCTCAACGGTGTCTTGTACTGCAAGATCCATTTCCAGCAACTCTTCATGGAGAAAGGAAGCTACAGCCACATGAAGAAGAAGAGCCCCTCGCAGGAGGTGTTGCCCGATTTGGTGGCGGCAGCCGAAGAGCAACCGGCCGCAGAGGCGGCACCGCCGCAAGATGAAGAATAGAGAGCAAAATTAGGAAAACACGAAACTTATATACGCAGCACAACCTGAAATCCATGCTTGTTATTTTTACAAATTGGTTCTTTATGCCCCAACCCCGTCCCCCTTATTTTTTCGGTTCCTCT
This window harbors:
- the LOC119359704 gene encoding LIM domain-containing protein PLIM2b-like; amino-acid sequence: MSFTGTQDKCFACEKTVHFIDLLTADGVIYHKTCFKCSHCKGILSMCSYSSMDGVLYCKTHFEQLFKETGSFSKKFTPGNKSGDKNELSRVPSKLSAAFSGTQDKCAACTKTVYPLEKMTLEGDAYHKSCFKCSHGGCILTTSSYAALNGVLYCKIHFQQLFMEKGSYSHMKKKSPSQEVLPDLVAAAEEQPAAEAAPPQDEE